The proteins below are encoded in one region of Chrysemys picta bellii isolate R12L10 chromosome 4, ASM1138683v2, whole genome shotgun sequence:
- the LOC101946103 gene encoding prostasin-like, with translation MAGLCSPLAALLLLVVLPSPAQGAEESQDQPGFSRIMGGQDAKKGNWPWQVSVQEDGAHVCGGSLISAQWVVSAAHCFNRSLPDSAYRMNLGEYQLSNPSPTRISSPVSRIVVHPDYNESTNIADIALVQLTGAVCWVTGWGRTGSECEDTLPLPQTLQEVQVPLVDVSTCREHYGECSLGIEEDMLCAGSLGVSRDSCEGDSGGPLVCPRNGNFLLAGIVSWGANCTDSSTPSPGVYIQVSFYANWIQEVTGGANPSAFSPVIPLLAGLLLTALIGNQSPLFSIDAGRGTQVSIKTCPTTCIPQLGFGRSSGGSCMQPRQAWGRLNHGASPLPTGPSTAGDDPVAGCSGELESDRAFPQSAYRVNLGEHQLFNPSPSRLSSPVRQIIVHPNYNRGTHSADIALVQLTEPVRYTNEILPVCLPGPSDSFPGNHTCWVTGWGRIASEISLPPPKALQEVQVQLIDTAACNTLYNINPAPNIGRDPVKPDMICAGYAEGQRDSCQGDSGGPLACDHNGTWFLMGIVSWGDGCGQPNRPSVYVRTVAYGEWIWGHVVSGGQATTMENSTSGINGARSSFSTYTLLFTTLLMSL, from the exons GGTTCAGCCGTATCATGGGGGGGCAGGATGCCAAGAAGGGTAACTGGCCCTGGCAGGTCAGTGTGCAGGAAGATGGAGCCCACGTCTGTGGAGGATCCCTCATCTCCGCCCAGTGGGTGGTGTCAGCCGCTCACTGCTTCAATCG CTCTCTCCCTGACTCCGCCTATCGCATGAACCTGGGGGAGTACCAgctctccaacccctcccccacccggatCTCGTCCCCCGTGAGTCGCATCGTCGTCCACCCCGACTACAACGAGAGCACGAACATCGCCGACATCGCCCTGGTGCAGCTGACAGGGGCAGTGTGCTGGGTCACTGGGTGGGGCCGCACTGGGTCAGAGTGTGAAG ATACGCTTCCGCTGCCCCAGACACTCCAGGAGGTGCAGGTTCCTCTCGTCGATGTGTCGACCTGCAGAGAACACTATGGGGAATGCAGCCTTGGGATCGAAGAGGACATGCTGTGCGCTGGGTCCCTAGGAGTCAGTCGCGATAGCTGCGAG GGAGACTCTGGGGGGCCTCTGGTCTGTCCAAGGAATGGCAACTTCCTCTTGGCTGGGATCGTCAGCTGGGGGGCTAACTGCACGGACTCCTCAACCCCCAGTCCCGGGGTGTACATCCAGGTCTCGTTCTATGCCAACTGGATCCAGGAGGTCACTGGTGGCGCCAACCCTTCCGCCTTCTCTCCTGTCATACCGCTGCTTGCTGGGCTCCTCCTGACAGCCCT catag GAAATCAGTCTCCATTATTCTCTATAGATgcagggaggggcacacaggTGTCCATAAAAACCTGCCCCACCACTTGCATTCCCCAGTTGGGCTTTGGTCGGAGCAGTGGAGGCAGCTGCATGCAGCCAAGACAGGCCTGGGGAAGGCTGAACCATGGGGCATCTCCGCTCCCCACTGGCCCTAGCACTGCTGGTGATGACCCTGttgcagg GTGCTCAGGGGAGTTGGAATCAGACAG ggcTTTCCCCCAGTCTGCCTATCGTGTGAACCTTGGGGAGCACCAGCTGTTCAACCCCTCCCCAAGCCGGCTTTCATCCCCTGTGCGCCAGATCATCGTCCACCCCAATTACAACAGGGGGACCCATTCAGCCGACATTGCCCTAGTGCAGCTCACGGAGCCAGTGCGATACACCAATGAAATCCTCCCCGTCTGCTTGCCGGGCCCTTCCGACTCCTTCCCTGGCAACCACACGTGCTGGGTCACCGGTTGGGGGAGAATAGCCTCTGAGA tctctctcccgccccccaaGGCGCTGCAGGAGGTTCAGGTCCAGCTGATCGACACTGCAGCCTGCAACACCCTCTACAACATCAACCCAGCCCCGAACATCGGCAGGGATCCCGTCAAACCCGATATGATCTGTGCCGGCTACGCTGAAGGGCAGAGGGACTCCTGCCAG GGTGACTCTGGGGGGCCGCTGGCCTGTGACCACAATGGGACCTGGTTCCTGATGGGGATTGTGAGTTGGGGGGATGGCTGTGGCCAGCCCAATCGTCCCAGTGTCTATGTCCGGACAGTGGCCTATGGTGAATGGATATGGGGGCACGTGGTCTCCGGGGGCCAAGCCACCACCATGGAGAACAGCACCTCTGGAATAAATGGTGCCAGATCCTCCTTCAGCACCTACACGCTTCTCTTCACTACTCTCTTGATGTCACTGTGA